A single region of the Plantactinospora soyae genome encodes:
- a CDS encoding ABC transporter permease — MSALSRLTVTETRLFFREPMIVFFALAFPALLLVILGAIPAFREPDESIGGLRTIDLYVPIIVAMGLAMFALNSLSQLLASYRERGVLRRMRTTPVKPELMLGAQLLMSTILSVATMTVVLAIGRLVFDVSLPRQLPAYLLGYVLAALAMFAIGLLVAALAPTGKSAGAIGTVLFFPIVFFAGLWVPRDGMNDLLRTISDFTPLGAAVQAMQDATAGHWPQPLHLAVMLGWTIVAGGLAARYFRWE; from the coding sequence GTGTCCGCCCTGTCCCGGCTCACCGTCACCGAAACCAGACTCTTCTTCCGCGAGCCGATGATCGTGTTCTTCGCGCTGGCGTTTCCCGCACTCCTGCTCGTCATCCTCGGGGCGATCCCGGCGTTTCGGGAACCCGACGAGTCCATCGGCGGCCTGCGGACGATCGACCTGTACGTGCCGATCATCGTCGCGATGGGCCTGGCCATGTTCGCCCTCAACAGCCTCTCCCAGCTCCTCGCCAGCTACCGGGAGCGGGGCGTGCTGCGCCGGATGCGGACCACCCCGGTGAAGCCGGAGCTGATGCTCGGTGCGCAGCTGCTGATGTCCACGATCCTGTCCGTGGCGACGATGACGGTCGTACTCGCCATCGGCCGGCTGGTGTTCGACGTGAGCCTGCCCCGGCAGCTACCGGCGTACCTGCTGGGCTACGTGTTGGCGGCGCTGGCGATGTTCGCGATCGGTCTGCTCGTCGCCGCGCTCGCGCCGACCGGCAAGAGCGCCGGAGCGATCGGAACCGTGCTCTTCTTCCCGATCGTCTTCTTCGCCGGCCTCTGGGTACCGCGCGACGGCATGAACGACCTGCTGCGGACGATCAGTGACTTCACCCCGCTGGGCGCCGCCGTGCAGGCGATGCAGGACGCCACGGCCGGGCACTGGCCGCAGCCGCTGCACCTGGCTGTCATGCTGGGATGGACGATCGTGGCCGGTGGACTGGCCGCGCGGTACTTCCGCTGGGAGTGA
- a CDS encoding multicopper oxidase domain-containing protein, protein MDKETNDIGGVVLPPPAGGSDPRPASPGRLLGTGAGRAVLVAAVMLVTLVGAGGLALAGGTTARPAERAVEAAPAARSAERPEGCVTPDRRLQLYAVELPKDPVTNQVRLGYGLTPQTASYPGPTMEMIEGECLAITLHNQVPAATLEQLRTDAAHPIGVSLHVHGVKYTQMSDGTVHSNSFVPPGGSRTYVWFAKPRTATSPGTAGYWWYHDHVVGGPHGTQGLRSGLFGGLVVRRQGDTRPDRTYVTAFGDRQTINLRRSAEADTCDPVNPQPGPTCLVAKVGERVEFIVIGIGDDMHTFHVHGHSWADTRTGMVEGANKALIDSIPVIDNKTLGPGDTFGVQFVAGDSVGPGHWMLHCHMQFHSDLGMSTTLHVLDENGQMMPHAGSHTPSAPAQNAPAQKAPAQGAAHPNHR, encoded by the coding sequence TTGGACAAGGAAACGAACGACATCGGCGGGGTCGTGCTCCCGCCGCCCGCCGGCGGGTCGGATCCCCGCCCGGCGTCGCCGGGCCGGCTGCTCGGCACCGGCGCCGGCCGGGCCGTCCTGGTGGCGGCCGTTATGTTGGTGACGCTCGTCGGCGCGGGCGGGCTGGCCCTGGCCGGCGGCACCACCGCCCGGCCGGCCGAGCGGGCGGTCGAGGCCGCTCCGGCGGCCCGCTCGGCGGAGCGGCCGGAGGGCTGTGTGACGCCGGACCGCCGGTTGCAGCTGTACGCGGTCGAGCTACCCAAGGACCCGGTGACCAACCAGGTACGCCTCGGCTACGGCCTCACCCCGCAGACGGCCTCCTATCCGGGGCCGACGATGGAGATGATCGAGGGGGAGTGCCTGGCGATCACCCTGCACAACCAGGTGCCGGCCGCGACCCTGGAGCAGCTGCGCACCGATGCCGCGCATCCGATCGGCGTCTCGCTGCACGTGCACGGCGTCAAGTACACCCAGATGTCCGACGGCACCGTGCACAGCAACTCCTTCGTGCCGCCGGGCGGGTCGCGGACGTACGTCTGGTTCGCCAAGCCGCGTACGGCGACGTCGCCGGGTACGGCCGGCTACTGGTGGTACCACGACCACGTCGTCGGCGGGCCGCACGGCACCCAGGGGCTCCGCTCCGGGCTGTTCGGCGGTCTCGTGGTACGCCGGCAGGGAGATACCCGGCCCGACCGGACCTACGTGACGGCCTTCGGCGACCGGCAGACCATCAACCTGCGGCGCAGCGCGGAGGCGGACACCTGTGATCCGGTGAATCCGCAGCCCGGCCCGACCTGCCTGGTCGCCAAGGTCGGCGAGCGGGTCGAGTTCATCGTGATCGGCATCGGCGACGACATGCACACGTTCCACGTGCACGGGCACTCCTGGGCGGACACCCGGACCGGCATGGTGGAGGGCGCCAACAAGGCGCTGATCGACTCGATTCCGGTCATCGACAACAAGACTCTCGGCCCGGGTGACACCTTCGGCGTGCAGTTCGTCGCGGGCGACTCGGTGGGGCCGGGGCACTGGATGCTGCACTGCCACATGCAGTTCCACTCCGACCTGGGCATGTCGACGACGTTGCACGTCCTCGACGAGAACGGGCAGATGATGCCGCACGCCGGTAGCCACACCCCGTCCGCACCGGCCCAGAACGCGCCGGCGCAGAAGGCACCGGCACAGGGCGCAGCGCACCCGAACCACCGCTGA
- a CDS encoding sensor histidine kinase, whose product MSIEAELREEFDRWERKEIALFKVLPYLLLAASTLLTLLQPTWDMPVHVPTVLGLAPAATLWLLWFHTLHPQWHQNRPLMGLYYTGLMVLAAGLVAVAPIYALFTFVGYPQAIVYLQGRWRYAGVTATATISAVGYLGGAAEIIAGAWGEWIAVSLVSILLAGAFFHFAELADQRNHKQKRALVELHEANVKLEAALAENAGLHAQLLVQAREAGVLDERQRMAREIHDTLAQGLAGILTQLQAAEQTLGDPSTSRRHVTNAMNLARESLTEARRTVHAVEPSMLAEARLPDAINEVARRWAEVHQIDMVLTTTGDARPMHTDVEVALLRTAQEALANVAKHARASRVGLTLSYMEDLVTLDVRDDGIGFEPGAKRTNGSANGGFGLAGMRQRAQRLAGRLEIESEPGGGTAISAIVPAIPAGGTD is encoded by the coding sequence ATGAGCATCGAGGCGGAGCTGCGCGAGGAGTTCGACCGCTGGGAGCGCAAGGAGATCGCGCTTTTCAAGGTCCTGCCGTACCTCCTCCTGGCGGCCAGTACCCTCCTCACGCTGCTCCAGCCGACCTGGGACATGCCGGTGCACGTCCCGACCGTGCTCGGGCTGGCGCCCGCGGCCACGCTCTGGCTGCTCTGGTTCCACACCCTCCATCCGCAGTGGCACCAGAACCGCCCGCTGATGGGGCTGTACTACACGGGCCTGATGGTGCTGGCCGCCGGGCTGGTCGCGGTCGCACCGATCTACGCGCTCTTCACCTTCGTCGGCTACCCCCAGGCGATCGTGTATTTGCAGGGCCGCTGGCGCTATGCCGGCGTCACCGCCACGGCGACGATCTCGGCGGTGGGGTACCTGGGTGGGGCCGCCGAGATCATCGCGGGAGCGTGGGGAGAGTGGATCGCGGTCAGCCTGGTCAGCATCCTGCTGGCCGGGGCGTTCTTCCACTTCGCCGAGCTGGCCGACCAGCGCAACCACAAGCAGAAGCGGGCGCTGGTCGAGTTGCACGAGGCCAACGTCAAGCTGGAGGCGGCGCTGGCGGAGAACGCCGGCCTGCACGCGCAACTGCTGGTCCAGGCCCGCGAGGCCGGGGTGCTCGACGAGCGGCAGCGGATGGCACGGGAGATCCACGACACCCTCGCCCAGGGCCTCGCCGGAATCCTCACCCAGCTACAGGCGGCCGAGCAGACCCTGGGCGATCCGTCGACGTCACGCCGGCACGTGACGAACGCGATGAACCTGGCCCGGGAGAGCCTCACCGAGGCCCGCCGGACGGTCCACGCGGTGGAGCCGTCCATGCTCGCCGAGGCCCGGCTGCCGGACGCGATCAACGAGGTGGCCCGGCGCTGGGCCGAGGTGCACCAGATCGACATGGTGCTGACCACCACCGGCGACGCCCGGCCGATGCACACCGACGTCGAGGTGGCGCTGCTGCGGACCGCGCAGGAGGCACTCGCCAACGTGGCCAAACACGCCCGGGCCAGCCGGGTCGGCCTGACCCTGTCATACATGGAGGACCTGGTGACTCTCGACGTACGGGACGACGGGATCGGCTTCGAGCCGGGTGCCAAGCGCACCAACGGGTCCGCGAACGGCGGGTTCGGGCTCGCCGGCATGCGGCAGCGGGCGCAGCGCCTCGCGGGCCGGTTGGAAATCGAGTCCGAGCCCGGTGGCGGAACGGCGATCTCGGCGATCGTGCCGGCAATCCCCGCAGGAGGTACGGATTGA
- a CDS encoding ThuA domain-containing protein encodes MAHRRHFFQLSRSVGRQRPGPVDLPSPALGPVPRRRVAGPFRRAVALASGAVLTLGLLSAPVAAAPDQSVGAVAPAWTGRAVNVLVFHGPAASQDDPVAKAVSSIRKLGNENGFTVHDSDDPSVFTPDNLDRYRSVVFLSANGVTLNDTQEAAFQAYVKGGGGFVGIHDAARAQPGSEWFTGLIGTRPAATLPNAEKIASVTASGGNPPNEVVENLIDGATGTKWLTRTPTGWVVAKLAEPKAIAQYALTSANDFRGRDPRDWTLQGSADGTTWTDLDRRTGETFSQPFQTKQYTFTNTQAYQHYRLNITANSGEPLIQLAELWLIGPDAGPAPESKVQEAVVAVVDRQHPANKGLPLNWTRSDQWMNWDPSPVGRVHTIAQVKENTYQAGLGGNGAFHPISWCRDYDGGRSFYTGMGRTEASYTTDTQFRGHLLGALQWTTGMVRGDCQATIAANYKIERLTATNQSGQLDQIGEPHGLTIAPDGKVFYIGKAACPTGPVADWANPNVGLGCGTIHQWDPKNKQVKLLTTLKVMGNRGSGSELVKNEEGLVGITLDPKFAENGWFYVYWMPHESIDRERRVGQRTVSRFTYDHGQQSIDQGTRKDLLHWDTQIHSCCHAGGGMTFDESGNLYIGSGDSNSSGGSNGYSGNNWTQEYAGISFQDARRTSGNTNDLNGKILRIHPEPDGTYTVPGDNLFTGQEQGGGKTRPEIYVMGVRNIARIAWDPVNDWLTAAWVGPDAGAPSPELGPAKYETATVITSAGNHGWPYCMGNRQPYRDRSSTDATVLTGWYDCDNPKNESPRNTGLVNLPPVRDNMIWYSPQGGGPIFPKRADGSGLPTYKAEDATFTQPYVSGGGQAIMDGPTYQRSKVDVNSGVAWPAYWDNKWFIGDQSNANNRIAVTVDPGTAREAGAPAFAEDLRSIIQGGNGASQLQSWMDAKFGPDGALYMLDYASGFFSLHANQKLVRITYQGGQATPNPGLATAQSVTPSQPRTIGFSAAKVGGVAWEWDFGDGSKVSTAAHPTHTYKRYGTFAATLKVTYAGGEVVTGKVDVNAGCGAADARPTVWMLDSDTGVANRQAGGGCTINDLIDDETTWPNRASFVTHLDGVLAELSAAHVIDNREATTLRRAGKQSPIGATNGYQPIFDGSAKSLAGWRQAPSGSFSLRPDGSIRSAGGLGMLWYADQQLADYSIKVQFRDISPENVRANSGIFVRFPDPRTPLNQRPAGSCGTLGSARSSQAWVAIYCGHEIQIYDGETGEPQKTGSVYNFAPNTLDKAGATPKNQWNDYEVRVVGQHYTMIRNGVVISEFDNTPGKQSSRQGDPSTDLRQFLSGFVGLQNHGTNDLIEFRNIRVRQL; translated from the coding sequence ATGGCTCACCGACGCCATTTTTTCCAGCTGTCCCGATCGGTCGGGCGGCAACGTCCCGGCCCCGTCGACCTACCGTCCCCCGCGCTCGGCCCCGTACCCCGGCGTCGCGTCGCCGGACCGTTCCGCCGTGCGGTCGCGCTGGCCTCGGGCGCCGTACTCACGCTCGGTCTGTTGAGCGCGCCGGTCGCCGCCGCCCCGGACCAGAGCGTCGGCGCGGTCGCACCGGCCTGGACCGGTCGGGCCGTGAACGTCCTGGTCTTCCACGGCCCGGCCGCGTCCCAGGACGACCCGGTCGCCAAGGCCGTCAGCAGCATCCGCAAGCTGGGCAACGAGAACGGCTTCACCGTCCACGACTCCGACGACCCGTCGGTCTTCACTCCTGACAACCTGGACCGCTACCGCAGCGTGGTGTTCCTGTCGGCCAACGGGGTGACGCTGAACGACACCCAGGAGGCGGCGTTCCAGGCGTACGTCAAGGGTGGCGGCGGCTTCGTCGGAATCCACGACGCCGCCCGCGCGCAGCCCGGCTCCGAGTGGTTCACCGGTCTGATCGGCACCCGTCCGGCGGCGACCCTGCCGAACGCGGAGAAGATCGCGAGCGTCACGGCCAGCGGCGGCAACCCGCCGAACGAGGTCGTCGAGAACCTGATCGACGGGGCGACCGGAACCAAGTGGCTGACCCGTACGCCGACCGGCTGGGTGGTTGCCAAGCTCGCCGAGCCGAAGGCCATCGCGCAGTACGCGCTGACGTCGGCGAACGACTTCCGGGGCCGCGACCCGAGGGACTGGACCCTGCAGGGGTCGGCCGACGGCACCACCTGGACGGACCTGGACCGCCGGACCGGGGAGACGTTCTCCCAGCCGTTCCAGACGAAGCAGTACACGTTCACCAACACCCAGGCGTACCAGCACTACCGGCTGAACATCACCGCGAACAGTGGTGAGCCGCTGATCCAGCTCGCCGAGCTGTGGCTGATCGGCCCGGACGCCGGACCCGCACCGGAGAGCAAGGTGCAGGAGGCCGTGGTCGCCGTGGTCGACCGGCAGCACCCGGCGAACAAGGGCCTGCCGCTGAACTGGACCCGGTCCGACCAGTGGATGAACTGGGACCCGAGCCCGGTCGGCCGGGTGCACACGATCGCCCAGGTCAAGGAGAACACCTACCAGGCGGGGCTGGGTGGCAACGGCGCGTTCCACCCGATCTCCTGGTGCCGGGACTACGACGGCGGTCGGTCGTTCTACACCGGCATGGGACGCACCGAGGCCAGCTACACCACCGACACCCAGTTCCGGGGCCACCTGCTCGGCGCCCTCCAGTGGACGACGGGCATGGTCCGCGGCGACTGCCAGGCGACCATCGCGGCCAACTACAAGATCGAGCGGTTGACCGCCACCAACCAGTCCGGTCAGCTCGACCAGATCGGTGAACCGCACGGCCTGACCATCGCGCCGGACGGCAAGGTCTTCTACATCGGCAAGGCCGCCTGCCCGACCGGGCCGGTCGCCGACTGGGCCAACCCGAACGTGGGTCTGGGCTGCGGCACGATCCACCAGTGGGACCCGAAGAACAAGCAGGTCAAACTGCTGACCACGCTCAAGGTCATGGGCAACCGGGGCAGCGGCAGCGAGCTGGTGAAGAACGAGGAGGGCCTGGTCGGGATCACACTCGACCCGAAGTTCGCGGAGAACGGCTGGTTCTACGTCTACTGGATGCCGCACGAGTCGATCGACCGGGAGCGGCGGGTCGGCCAGCGTACGGTCTCCCGGTTCACCTACGACCACGGGCAGCAGTCGATCGACCAGGGCACCCGCAAGGACCTGCTGCACTGGGACACCCAGATCCACAGCTGCTGCCACGCCGGCGGCGGAATGACCTTCGACGAGTCCGGCAACCTCTACATCGGCAGCGGTGACAGCAACTCCTCCGGCGGGTCGAACGGCTACTCCGGGAACAACTGGACCCAGGAGTACGCGGGCATCTCGTTCCAGGACGCCCGTCGTACCTCCGGCAACACCAACGACCTGAACGGCAAGATCCTCCGCATCCACCCCGAGCCGGACGGTACGTACACGGTTCCCGGCGACAACCTCTTCACCGGCCAGGAGCAGGGCGGCGGCAAGACCCGGCCGGAGATCTACGTGATGGGCGTCCGGAACATCGCCCGGATCGCCTGGGACCCGGTCAACGACTGGCTCACCGCAGCCTGGGTCGGCCCGGACGCCGGCGCCCCGAGCCCGGAACTCGGTCCGGCGAAGTACGAGACCGCCACGGTCATCACCTCGGCGGGCAACCACGGCTGGCCGTACTGCATGGGTAACCGGCAGCCGTACCGGGACCGCAGCAGCACCGACGCCACCGTGCTGACCGGCTGGTACGACTGCGACAACCCGAAGAACGAGTCGCCGCGCAACACCGGTCTGGTCAACCTCCCGCCGGTGCGGGACAACATGATCTGGTACTCGCCGCAGGGTGGCGGGCCGATCTTCCCGAAGCGTGCCGACGGCAGTGGCCTGCCGACCTACAAGGCCGAGGACGCCACCTTCACCCAGCCGTACGTGAGCGGCGGCGGCCAGGCCATCATGGACGGCCCGACGTACCAGCGCTCGAAGGTCGACGTGAACAGCGGCGTGGCCTGGCCGGCGTACTGGGACAACAAGTGGTTCATCGGCGACCAGTCCAACGCCAACAACCGGATCGCCGTCACCGTCGACCCGGGTACGGCCCGGGAGGCCGGGGCGCCCGCCTTCGCCGAGGACCTGCGCAGCATCATTCAGGGCGGCAACGGTGCGAGCCAGCTCCAGTCCTGGATGGACGCGAAGTTCGGGCCGGACGGCGCGCTCTACATGCTCGACTACGCCAGCGGCTTCTTCAGCCTCCATGCGAACCAGAAGCTGGTCCGGATCACGTACCAGGGTGGCCAGGCCACTCCGAACCCGGGTCTGGCGACGGCGCAGTCGGTCACGCCGAGCCAGCCCCGGACCATCGGGTTCTCCGCGGCCAAGGTCGGCGGTGTGGCCTGGGAGTGGGACTTCGGCGACGGCAGCAAGGTGTCGACCGCGGCCCACCCGACGCACACCTACAAGCGGTACGGCACCTTCGCCGCGACGCTGAAGGTGACGTACGCAGGTGGTGAGGTGGTCACCGGGAAGGTCGACGTCAACGCCGGCTGTGGTGCCGCCGACGCGCGGCCGACGGTCTGGATGCTGGACAGCGACACCGGGGTGGCCAACCGGCAGGCCGGTGGCGGCTGCACGATCAACGACCTGATCGACGACGAGACGACCTGGCCGAACAGGGCCTCGTTCGTCACCCACCTCGACGGGGTGCTCGCCGAGCTGAGCGCGGCGCACGTCATCGACAACCGCGAGGCGACGACGCTGCGTCGGGCCGGGAAGCAGTCTCCGATCGGCGCCACCAACGGCTACCAGCCGATCTTCGACGGTTCGGCGAAGTCGCTCGCCGGCTGGCGCCAGGCACCCAGCGGGTCGTTCTCACTTCGGCCCGACGGCTCCATCCGCAGCGCCGGTGGCCTCGGCATGCTGTGGTACGCGGACCAGCAGCTCGCCGACTACTCGATCAAGGTGCAGTTCCGCGACATCTCGCCGGAGAACGTCCGGGCCAACAGCGGAATCTTCGTCCGGTTCCCGGATCCGAGGACCCCGCTGAACCAGCGTCCGGCGGGCAGTTGCGGCACGCTGGGGTCGGCCCGTAGTTCCCAGGCCTGGGTCGCGATCTACTGCGGTCACGAGATCCAGATCTACGACGGCGAGACAGGTGAGCCGCAGAAGACCGGCTCGGTCTACAACTTCGCGCCGAACACCCTGGACAAGGCCGGGGCGACGCCGAAGAACCAGTGGAACGACTACGAGGTCCGCGTGGTCGGCCAGCACTACACGATGATCCGTAACGGTGTGGTGATCAGCGAGTTCGACAACACACCGGGCAAGCAGTCGTCCCGCCAGGGCGACCCGTCCACCGATCTGCGGCAGTTCCTGAGCGGTTTCGTCGGGTTGCAGAACCACGGCACCAACGACCTGATCGAGTTCCGCAACATCAGGGTGCGCCAGCTCTGA
- a CDS encoding ABC transporter ATP-binding protein, protein MPDEAVIILRGARKSFRQPNGAELLLLSDVDLTVGRGESLAVRGRSGSGKTTLLRSLGLFLPFDAGEHRLLGVDVRSAGDRRCSALRAHSIGFVFQDFRLLPNLTALQNVEYAGILAGMSRQRRSRAARAALGRVGLSDRLHSRPAHLSGGEQQRVAIARALVKRPALVLADEPTGALDGDTADDVIELLLDAVTELRTALVVVTHDDAVAERCDRRVRLADGTLQVDATPTPVPGGG, encoded by the coding sequence GTGCCTGACGAGGCTGTCATCATCCTGCGCGGTGCCCGCAAGAGCTTCCGGCAGCCGAACGGTGCGGAACTCCTCCTGCTCAGCGACGTCGACCTCACCGTGGGTAGGGGTGAATCGCTCGCCGTGCGTGGCCGCTCCGGATCCGGCAAGACCACTCTGCTGCGGTCGCTGGGGCTGTTCCTTCCGTTCGACGCGGGCGAGCACCGGCTGCTCGGTGTCGACGTACGGTCGGCCGGCGACCGGCGCTGTTCCGCGCTGCGGGCACACTCGATCGGCTTCGTCTTCCAGGACTTCCGGCTGCTGCCCAACCTCACCGCCCTGCAGAACGTCGAGTACGCCGGCATCCTGGCCGGGATGTCCCGGCAGCGGCGGAGCCGGGCGGCACGGGCCGCGCTGGGTCGGGTGGGGCTGTCCGATCGGCTGCACTCCCGGCCGGCCCACCTGTCCGGCGGTGAGCAGCAGCGGGTGGCCATCGCCCGGGCGCTGGTGAAGCGGCCGGCGCTGGTGCTGGCGGACGAACCGACCGGTGCGCTCGACGGGGACACCGCGGACGACGTCATCGAGTTGCTGCTCGACGCGGTGACCGAACTGCGTACCGCGCTCGTCGTCGTCACCCATGACGACGCGGTGGCGGAGCGCTGCGATCGGCGGGTCCGGCTCGCCGACGGTACGCTCCAGGTCGACGCCACCCCGACGCCGGTGCCGGGCGGCGGCTGA
- a CDS encoding efflux RND transporter periplasmic adaptor subunit, whose translation MRHRLTTAGVLAGTVVLLIGCLPGSSKPTATAPDVRVSPMPRPATARVEARDIYQTVRLTGVVETYEPVEAKSPVAGRFLPSSRVRNGQSVRREAVIGTVDPCPDPASTGPGPTGGPSPEPTAEPECEGRRRNVRSPAAGVISGLREQDVAVGAAVAAIQPPGHHIRLSVEDPAVLFHFTEPPESGKAEILGGPSGLTVRYEKRVYDRDSGQVSVYVSAPGDVPLFPGLRAVVVFVTSVKDDVLTLPLSAVRGRSGQGEVVTIDEVGKTRRVEVTLGEADDAYVEVSGIESSVEVLRYPLESDFGA comes from the coding sequence GTGCGCCATCGGCTGACGACCGCCGGGGTCCTGGCCGGCACGGTCGTGCTCCTGATCGGGTGCCTTCCCGGCAGCTCGAAGCCGACGGCCACCGCCCCGGACGTCCGGGTCAGCCCGATGCCCCGGCCGGCCACGGCCCGGGTGGAGGCCCGGGACATCTACCAGACCGTACGGCTGACGGGCGTGGTGGAGACCTACGAGCCGGTGGAGGCCAAGTCGCCGGTCGCCGGCCGGTTCCTACCCTCGTCGCGGGTCCGCAATGGGCAGTCGGTCCGCAGAGAAGCGGTGATCGGGACCGTGGACCCCTGCCCGGACCCCGCGAGCACCGGGCCCGGCCCGACCGGCGGTCCGTCGCCGGAACCGACCGCCGAACCCGAGTGCGAGGGCCGGCGTAGAAACGTGCGGTCGCCGGCCGCAGGAGTGATCTCGGGCCTGCGGGAACAGGACGTGGCGGTCGGGGCCGCGGTGGCCGCGATCCAGCCTCCGGGACATCACATCCGGCTCTCGGTCGAGGATCCGGCGGTGCTGTTCCACTTCACCGAACCACCCGAGTCCGGCAAGGCGGAGATCCTCGGCGGGCCGTCCGGGCTCACCGTGCGGTACGAGAAGCGGGTCTACGACCGGGACAGCGGCCAGGTCAGCGTCTACGTCTCGGCACCGGGCGACGTGCCGCTCTTCCCTGGGCTGCGGGCCGTGGTCGTCTTCGTCACCAGCGTCAAGGATGACGTGCTCACGCTGCCGTTGTCCGCGGTACGGGGCAGGTCCGGGCAGGGCGAGGTGGTCACCATCGACGAGGTCGGGAAGACGAGGCGGGTCGAGGTGACCCTCGGGGAAGCCGACGACGCCTACGTGGAGGTGTCGGGCATCGAGTCCTCGGTCGAGGTCCTGCGCTATCCGCTGGAGTCGGATTTCGGTGCCTGA
- a CDS encoding response regulator, with product MISVLIVDDHPVVRDGLRGMFSADPRFDVLGEAGDGAEAIAAGERLQPDVILMDLRMPRTDGVTAIKELARRGVPARILVLTTYDTDSDVLPAIEAGATGYLLKDAPRDELFRAVEAAARGQAVLSPAVATRLMGQIRQPASEPLSQRELEVLALIARGSTNREAAKQLFISEATVKTHLLHVYAKLGVNDRAAAVATAFSRGYLSAQH from the coding sequence TTGATCTCAGTACTGATCGTCGACGACCACCCGGTGGTCCGGGACGGGTTGCGGGGCATGTTCAGCGCCGATCCGCGCTTCGACGTGCTCGGCGAGGCCGGCGACGGCGCCGAGGCCATCGCTGCCGGAGAAAGGCTCCAACCCGACGTGATCCTGATGGACCTGCGGATGCCGAGGACCGACGGGGTCACCGCGATCAAGGAACTGGCCAGACGCGGTGTGCCGGCCCGGATCCTGGTGCTCACCACGTACGACACCGACAGCGACGTCCTGCCCGCCATCGAGGCCGGCGCCACCGGCTACCTGCTCAAGGACGCGCCGAGGGACGAACTGTTCCGCGCGGTCGAGGCGGCCGCCCGGGGACAGGCGGTACTCTCCCCCGCCGTCGCCACCCGGCTCATGGGCCAGATACGACAGCCGGCCTCGGAACCGCTGTCACAGCGTGAACTGGAGGTACTGGCGCTGATCGCCCGGGGCTCGACCAACCGCGAGGCGGCGAAACAGCTGTTCATCAGCGAGGCGACGGTCAAGACCCACCTGCTGCACGTGTACGCCAAGCTCGGCGTCAACGACCGGGCGGCAGCCGTGGCCACCGCGTTCTCCCGTGGCTACCTCTCGGCACAGCACTGA
- a CDS encoding ABC transporter ATP-binding protein, with product MAIIEVDGLVKRYGEHTVVDGISFAVEQGEIFGILGPNGAGKTTTVECVEGLRTPDGGAIRVCGIDPQRDTGELRQLLGAQLQESELPDKLTVGEAMALYSSFYREPADWRDLVDTLRLTGKLDTQFRRLSGGQKQRLSIALALVGNPTVAVLDELTTGLDPQARRDTWDLIEDIRDRGVTILLVTHFMEEAERLCDRLAVIDSGRLVALDSPAGLVAKVDDRQRVRFRPSVPLDHAVLTVLPEVTSVERAGGQLVVTGTGNLLLAVTTVLARNQVVAADLRIEQTSLEDAFVALTGRSFEA from the coding sequence ATGGCAATCATCGAGGTAGACGGCCTCGTCAAGCGCTACGGCGAGCACACCGTGGTGGACGGGATCAGCTTCGCCGTCGAGCAGGGCGAGATCTTCGGCATCCTGGGTCCCAACGGGGCCGGCAAGACCACGACGGTCGAGTGCGTCGAGGGGTTGCGTACCCCGGACGGCGGCGCCATCCGGGTCTGCGGGATCGACCCGCAACGCGACACCGGTGAGCTGCGGCAACTGCTCGGCGCACAACTCCAGGAGAGCGAGCTGCCCGACAAGCTCACGGTCGGCGAGGCGATGGCGCTGTACAGCTCCTTCTACCGCGAGCCGGCCGACTGGCGGGATCTGGTCGACACGCTGCGGCTCACCGGCAAGCTCGACACGCAGTTCCGGCGGTTGTCCGGCGGGCAGAAACAGCGGCTGTCGATCGCGCTCGCGCTGGTCGGCAACCCGACGGTGGCGGTGCTCGACGAACTCACCACCGGCCTGGACCCGCAGGCGCGACGCGACACCTGGGACCTGATCGAGGACATCCGCGACCGGGGCGTGACGATCCTGCTGGTCACGCACTTCATGGAGGAGGCGGAACGGCTCTGTGACCGGCTCGCCGTGATCGACTCGGGGCGGCTCGTCGCGCTCGACTCCCCGGCCGGGCTGGTCGCGAAGGTCGACGACCGGCAGCGGGTCCGGTTCCGGCCGTCGGTGCCGCTGGACCACGCCGTACTGACCGTGCTGCCCGAGGTGACGTCGGTCGAGCGGGCCGGCGGCCAGCTCGTGGTGACCGGTACCGGAAACCTGCTGCTCGCGGTGACCACCGTGCTCGCCCGCAACCAGGTCGTCGCCGCCGACCTGCGGATCGAGCAGACCTCGCTGGAGGACGCCTTCGTCGCGCTCACCGGCCGATCCTTCGAAGCCTGA